The genomic DNA CAGGGCGTCGTAGATCGCCGAGTCGCCGTGCGGGTGGTAGTTGCCCATGACGTCGCCGACGACGCGCGCGCACTTGAAGTACCCGCGCTCCGGGCGGTAGCCGCCCTCGTACATCGAGTACAGGACGCGGCGGTGCACGGGCTTCAGGCCGTCGCGGATGTCCGGCAGCGCACGCGAGACGATGACGCTCATCGCGTAGTCGAGATAACTGCGCTGCATCTCCGTCTCGAGCGAGACGGCGTCCACGCGCAGCACGATGCCGCCGTCTTCGCCCTCGCCGTCCGGCTGCGGGTCGGGGTTCTGGGGAGTGAGCTCGTCGGCCATTGCGGGTCTTTTCTACCTTTTCGAAGAGGTCTCGAAGGCGGTCGGTCGCACCCGGGCGGGGACCCCGGGAAACCCGGGCGGGGGGCCGCCCGGGCGAGGCCGACTCAGATGTCGAGGAAGCGGACGTCCTTGGCGTTGCGCTGGATGAACGAGCGGCGCGCCTCGACGTCCTCGCCCATGAGCACGGAGAACAGGTCGTCGGCCGCGGCGGCGTCGTCGAGCGTCACCTGGCGCAGCACGCGGTGCGCCTGGTCCATGGTGGTGATCCGCAGCTCCTCCGCGTTCATCTCGCCCAGGCCCTTGAAGCGCTGGATCGAGTCGTCCCTGATCCGCTTGCCCTGCGAGCGGCCCAGCTCGATCAACTGGTCCCGCTCGCGGTCGGAGTAGGCGTACTCGTACTCGTCCCTGGTCCACTTGATCTTGTACAGCGGCGGCTGGGCCAGGAAGACGTGCCCGCCCTCGATCAGCGGGCGCATGAAGCGGAACAGCAGCGTCAGCAGCAGGGTCTGGATGTGCTGTCCGTCGACGTCCGCGTCGGCCATCAGCACGATCTTGTGATAGCGCAGCTTGGAGAGGTCGAAGTCCTCGTGGATGCCGGTGCCGAACGCCGAGATCAGCGCCTGCACCTCGGTGTTCTGGAGCACCCGGTCGATGCGGGCCTTCTCCACGTTCAGGATCTTGCCGCGGATCGGGAGGATCGCCTGGTACCGCGGGTTGCGGCCGGACTTCGCCGAGCCGCCCGCGGAGTCGCCCTCCACGATGAAGATCTCGCACTTGGACGGGTCGTTCGACTGGCAGTCGCTCAGCTTGCCCGGCAGCGACGCCGTCTCCAGCAGCCCCTTGCGCCGCGTCAGGTCGCGCGCCTTGCGGGCGGCCACGCGGGCCGTCGCCGCCTGGATGGACTTGCGGACGATGTCGCCGGCCTCGTTCGGGTTCCGGTCGAGCCAGTCCGTCAGGTGCTCGTGCGTGACCTTCTGCACGAAGGTCTTCGCCTCGGTGTTGCCCAGCTTGGTCTTCGTCTGGCCCTCGAACTGGGGCTCGCCCAGCCGGACCGAGATGATCGCCGTCAGGCCCTCGCGGATGTCCTCGCCGGTGAGGTTGTCGTCCTTCTCGCGGAGCAGCTTCTTGTCCCGCGCGTACCGGTTGATCAGCCCGGTCAGCGCGGCCCGGAAGCCTTCCTCGTGCGTACCGCCCTCGTGGGTGTGGATGACGTTCGCGAAGCTGTACACGCCCTCGCTGTACTGCGTGTTCCACTGCATCGCGATCTCGACGGACATCAGCCGCTCGGTGTCCGCGACCTCGAAGTCGATCACCGAGGGGTGCACCGGCTCGCCCTTGCGCGAGTTCAGGTGGCGTACGAAGTCGGAGATGCCGCCCTCGTAGTGGTACGTGACGCTGCGCGCCTTGTCCTCGTCCTCGTCGCCCGCGGTGTCCGCGCCCGAGGTCTGCTTGGCCGCCGCCCGCTCGTCGGTGAGCGAGATGGTCAGGCCCTTGTTCAGGAACGCCATCTCCTGGAAGCGGCGCGACAGCGTCTCGAACGAGTAGTCCGTCGTCTCGAAGACGTCGGCGTCCGCCCAGAACGTGACCGTGGTGCCGGTCTCGTCCGTCTCCTCGTTCCGCGCCAGCGGCTCGGTCGGGATGCCCAGCTTGTAGTCCTGCGTCCAGCGGTAGCCGTCGGTCTTGACCTCCACGGACAGCCGGGTCGAGAGCGCGTTCACGACCGAGACGCCGACGCCGTGCAGACCGCCGGAGACCGCGTAGCCGCCGCCGCCGAACTTGCCGCCGGCGTGCAGGACGGTCAGCACGACCTCCACCGCCGGCTTGTTCTCCGACGGCACGATGCCCACGGGGATGCCGCGGCCGTTGTCGACGACGCGCACGCCGCCGTCGGCGAGCAGCGTCACCTCGATCGTGTCCGCGTGGCCGGCCATCGCCTCGTCCACCGAGTTGTCCACGACCTCCTGCACCAGGTGGTGCAGACCGCGCTCGCCGGTCGAGCCGATGTACATGCCCGGGCGCTTGCGTACGGCGTCGAGGCCCTCCAGGACCGTGATCGCGTTCGCGTCGTACGCCGCGTCCTCGACGGCCTCCGCCTCCGCGCGGGCGTGTGCCCGTGCGGCCTCAGCGGCCGCCTCCGCGGCGCCGTCGGCGCCTGGAGGCACGTTCTCGCTGGCAGGGATGTTCTCGTTGGAGTTGCCGGAATCGGCCACGAAGCGCCCTTTCTGGCACAGCACGGGCCACTCTCCTGGCTGAGCGGGAGCGGCCGCGTCGTTGTTGGTCAGCGTGTTCCGCAAGTGGGCGGGTTGCTCCCAGTCTACCGGTAGCCCACGACAGAATGGCGGTTTGCAGGTGCCTGAACCCGCATGTGGCGCCCTGAACATCTGCCCGCCGAGGGGGGCTGCACACACCGGGGCCTGCAGAGCCTCTGAGCGCCACTCAGCGCTTCGGGGCGTCAACCATCAGCTACTGTGACCGACCTCACTCCATCACAGGTTTACCGCCGGGGTTCAGCAGAAGGTACGGGCCTACCCGTACGTGTCCCCGGGGCCCTGGCTGCCCGGCGCCCGCAGCGGCCCGAAGCGCCGCCCGCCGCCCCCGGGACCCACCACTTTGATCAGCTTCACGGTGCCGTGGCCGAGCTCCTCGTTGAGCCGCGCCACCAACTGGGGCGCCAGCAGCCGCAACTGCGTCGCCCACGCCGTGGAGTCGCACTTCACCACGAGCACCCGCTCCTGCTCGTCGTACCGCTCGGGCGCGCAGTGCTGCGCCACCTCGGGACCGACGAGCTGCGGCCAGCGGCCCATCACGCCGCCCACCGCCGCCGGCGCCTCCCAGCCGCGCTCGGTGATCAGCCTGCTCACCGCGGCACCCAGCGGCAGCGGATCGCGGCCGTCGGCGCGGGCGCCCGAGCGCAGCCCGCCGCCGCGGCGGGCCTGCCGGCGCTGCTGCGCGGCCGCACCCCGCGCCCGGGCCTCCGCCCGCGCCGCCCGCAGGGCCACGCGCGCCAGGTCGACCCCGGAGGGCTCGGGAGCGGCGGGGGACTCCCCGGCCCCGGAGTCCGCGGCCGGGGCGTCGCTCTCGGGGCGTACGGGCTCCTCGCTCATCCGCACTCCACCCGCCCGTCGGCCACCGTGAACCGCGCCCCCGCCAGCGCCCCCGGCACGTCCTCCGCCACCGCCGCCGTCACGAGCACCTGCTCGCCGGGCGCCACCAGCTCCGCCAGCCGCTCCCGCCGCCGCGTGTCCAGCTCCGCGAACACGTCGTCCAGCACCAGCACGGGCTCCCCGCCGCCCTCGCCGCGCAGCAGCTCGTACGACGCGAGCCGCAGCGCCAGCGCGTACGACCACGACTCCCCGTGCGACGCGTAGCCCTTCGCCGGCAACTCGCCCAGCTTCAGCACCAGATCGTCGCGGTGCGGACCGACCATCGTCACGCCCCGCTCGATCTCCTGCTTCCGCGCCTCCGCCATCGCCTCCAGCAGCAGCTCCGCGAACTCCTCGCGCGTACGCGCCTCCGCGAACCGGCCGCCCGCCGGCGACTTGTACTCGAACGCCGTCGGCCCGCCGCCCGGCGCCACCTGCTCGTACGCCTTGTCCACCAGCGGCTGCAGCACCGCGATCAGCTCCAGCCGCTGCGCCAGCAGCTCGGCCCCGGCCCGCGCCAGATGCTGATCCCACACGTCCAGCGTCGACAGGTCGAGCTGCCGCCCGCCGTGCCGGCGCGCCATCGCGGCCGTCTTCAGCAGCGTGTTGCGCTGCTTGAGCACCCGGTCGTAGTCGCTGCGCACCCCGGCCAGCCGAGGCGCCCGCGCCGTGACCAGCTCGTCGAGGAAGCGGCGCCGCTGGTCCGGGTCGCCCTTGACCAGCGCCAGGTCCTCCGGCGCGAACAGCACGGAGCGCAGCACGCCGAGCAGGTCGCGCGGCCGCACCTGCGACGAGCGGTTCAGCCGCGCCCGGTTCGCCTTGCCCGGGTTCAGCTCCAGCTCCACGAGCTGCTGCCGGCCGTCCTGCGTCACCGCGGCCCGTACCACCGCACGCGCCGCGCCCATGCGCACCAGCGGCGCGTCCGCGGACACCCGGTGGCTGCCCAGCGTCGCGAGATAGCCGACGGCCTCGACCAGGTTCGTCTTGCCCTGGCCGTTCGGCCCGACGAAGGCCGTCACCCCCGGGTCGAGGGGCACCTCCGCCCGCTCGTACGAACGGAAGTCGGCCAGCGAGAGATGAGTCACGTGCATGGCCCGACGCCGACCTCCCCAGGCACTCGGCCGATTCAGCTTCGATTCAGCTTGGGCGAACGGCGGGCCGGCGCTCCCGCCGGCCGCCCGGCAGAGCTACTTCTCCTCCTTGACCGCGTGGCCGCCGAACTGGTTCCGCAGCGCGGCGATCATCTTCATCTGCGGCGAGTCGTCCTGGCGCGAGGCGAACCGGGCGAAGAGCGACGCCGTGATCGCGGGCAGCGGCACCGCGTGGTCGATCGCCGCCTCCACGGTCCACCGGCCCTCGCCGGAGTCCTCCGCGTACCCGCGGAGCTTGCCCAGGTGCTCGTCGTCGTCCAGCGCCCGGACCGCCAGGTCCAGCAGCCAGGAGCGGATGACCGTGCCCTCCTGCCAGGAGCGGAAGACCTCGCGCACGTCGGTGACCGAGTCCGCGGCCTCCAGCAGCTCCCAGCCCTCGGCGAAAGCCTGCATCATCGCGTACTCGATGCCGTTGTGGACCATCTTCGCGAAGTGCCCCGCGCCGACCTTGCCGGCGTGGACGGCGCCGAACTCGCCCTCCGGCTTCAGCGCGTCGAAGACCGGCTGCACCCGCGCCACGTGCTCGGCGTCGCCGCCGTACATCAGCGCGTAGCCGTTCTCCAGGCCCCACACGCCCCCGGAGACACCGCAGTCCACGAAGCCGATGCCCTTCGCACCCAGCTCCTCGGCGTGCTTCTCGTCGTCCGTCCAGCGCGAGTTGCCACCGTCCACGAGCACGTCGCCGGGCTCCAGCAGCTCGGCCAGCTCGTCGACGGTCGACTGCGTGGCCGCGCCCGCGGGCACCATCACCCACACCACGCGTGGGGCGGGCAGCGCGTCCACAAGCTCCCGCAGGCTGTGGACATCGGCTCTGTCCGGGTGGTGGTCGTACCCCACGACGGTGTGGCCCGCGCGCCGGATGCGCTCACGCATGTTCCCGCCCATCCGGCCGAGACCCACAAGACCGAGCTCCATCACTGCCCCTTCGTCCGTCTGTGCGTCCTATTCCCGGTCCGAGCCTACGCCGGACCTCAGCCGCTCAGCCGCACGGGCATGATCAGGTACTTGTACGCCTCG from Streptomyces sp. CMB-StM0423 includes the following:
- the recF gene encoding DNA replication/repair protein RecF (All proteins in this family for which functions are known are DNA-binding proteins that assist the filamentation of RecA onto DNA for the initiation of recombination or recombinational repair.); this encodes MHVTHLSLADFRSYERAEVPLDPGVTAFVGPNGQGKTNLVEAVGYLATLGSHRVSADAPLVRMGAARAVVRAAVTQDGRQQLVELELNPGKANRARLNRSSQVRPRDLLGVLRSVLFAPEDLALVKGDPDQRRRFLDELVTARAPRLAGVRSDYDRVLKQRNTLLKTAAMARRHGGRQLDLSTLDVWDQHLARAGAELLAQRLELIAVLQPLVDKAYEQVAPGGGPTAFEYKSPAGGRFAEARTREEFAELLLEAMAEARKQEIERGVTMVGPHRDDLVLKLGELPAKGYASHGESWSYALALRLASYELLRGEGGGEPVLVLDDVFAELDTRRRERLAELVAPGEQVLVTAAVAEDVPGALAGARFTVADGRVECG
- a CDS encoding DUF721 domain-containing protein; protein product: MSEEPVRPESDAPAADSGAGESPAAPEPSGVDLARVALRAARAEARARGAAAQQRRQARRGGGLRSGARADGRDPLPLGAAVSRLITERGWEAPAAVGGVMGRWPQLVGPEVAQHCAPERYDEQERVLVVKCDSTAWATQLRLLAPQLVARLNEELGHGTVKLIKVVGPGGGGRRFGPLRAPGSQGPGDTYG
- the gnd gene encoding phosphogluconate dehydrogenase (NAD(+)-dependent, decarboxylating), with the protein product MELGLVGLGRMGGNMRERIRRAGHTVVGYDHHPDRADVHSLRELVDALPAPRVVWVMVPAGAATQSTVDELAELLEPGDVLVDGGNSRWTDDEKHAEELGAKGIGFVDCGVSGGVWGLENGYALMYGGDAEHVARVQPVFDALKPEGEFGAVHAGKVGAGHFAKMVHNGIEYAMMQAFAEGWELLEAADSVTDVREVFRSWQEGTVIRSWLLDLAVRALDDDEHLGKLRGYAEDSGEGRWTVEAAIDHAVPLPAITASLFARFASRQDDSPQMKMIAALRNQFGGHAVKEEK
- the gyrB gene encoding DNA topoisomerase (ATP-hydrolyzing) subunit B, which translates into the protein MLCQKGRFVADSGNSNENIPASENVPPGADGAAEAAAEAARAHARAEAEAVEDAAYDANAITVLEGLDAVRKRPGMYIGSTGERGLHHLVQEVVDNSVDEAMAGHADTIEVTLLADGGVRVVDNGRGIPVGIVPSENKPAVEVVLTVLHAGGKFGGGGYAVSGGLHGVGVSVVNALSTRLSVEVKTDGYRWTQDYKLGIPTEPLARNEETDETGTTVTFWADADVFETTDYSFETLSRRFQEMAFLNKGLTISLTDERAAAKQTSGADTAGDEDEDKARSVTYHYEGGISDFVRHLNSRKGEPVHPSVIDFEVADTERLMSVEIAMQWNTQYSEGVYSFANVIHTHEGGTHEEGFRAALTGLINRYARDKKLLREKDDNLTGEDIREGLTAIISVRLGEPQFEGQTKTKLGNTEAKTFVQKVTHEHLTDWLDRNPNEAGDIVRKSIQAATARVAARKARDLTRRKGLLETASLPGKLSDCQSNDPSKCEIFIVEGDSAGGSAKSGRNPRYQAILPIRGKILNVEKARIDRVLQNTEVQALISAFGTGIHEDFDLSKLRYHKIVLMADADVDGQHIQTLLLTLLFRFMRPLIEGGHVFLAQPPLYKIKWTRDEYEYAYSDRERDQLIELGRSQGKRIRDDSIQRFKGLGEMNAEELRITTMDQAHRVLRQVTLDDAAAADDLFSVLMGEDVEARRSFIQRNAKDVRFLDI